A single window of Pyrus communis chromosome 10, drPyrComm1.1, whole genome shotgun sequence DNA harbors:
- the LOC137746803 gene encoding proteasome subunit beta type-1 has translation MTKQHANWSPYDNNGGSCVAIAGANYCVIAADTRMSTGYSILTRDYSKICKLADKAVLASSGFQADVKALQKHLAAKHLTYQHQHNKQMSCPAMAQLLSNTLYYKRFFPYYAFNVLGGLDSEGKGCVFTYDAVGSYERVGYSSQGSGSTLIIPFLDNQLKSPSPLLLPAQDAVTPLSEAEAIDLVKTCFASATERDIYTGDRLEIVVLNADGTRYEYMELRKD, from the exons ATGACCAAGCAGCACGCTAACTGGTCCCCTTACGACAACAATGGCGG GTCCTGTGTGGCGATCGCCGGAGCCAACTACTGTGTGATTGCCGCCGATACTCGGATGTCGACCGGTTACAGTATTCTCACCCGCGACTACTCCAAAATCTGCAAATT AGCGGACAAAGCTGTATTGGCTTCTTCTGGTTTTCAAGCTGATGTGAAAGCTTTGCAAAAGCATTTGGCAGCTAAGCACTTG ACTTATCAGCATCAACATAACAAACAAATGAGCTGCCCTGCGATGGCTCAACTGCTTTCCAACACCCTTTACTACAAGCGGTTCTTCCCCTACTACGCGTTTAATGTTTTGGGTGGCTTAGATAGTGAAG GTAAGGGTTGCGTCTTCACATATGATGCTGTTGGTTCCTATGAGAGGGTTGGGTATAGCTCCCAAGGTTCTGGTTCTACACTTATCATTCCTTTTCTGGACAACCAATTGAAGTCTCCTAGCCCACTCCTATTGCCTGCCCAG GATGCTGTCACACCGCTGTCTGAAGCAGAAGCGATCGACTTGGTCAAAACTTGTTTTGCATCTGCAACTGAAAGAGATATTTACACT GGCGACAGGCTAGAGATTGTTGTCCTCAATGCGGATGGCACCAGATATGAGTATATGGAGCTGAGGAAGGACTGA
- the LOC137746802 gene encoding uncharacterized protein: MASMAYPASSSSFYNHYKNYSKLKQRTSFSIPHRIIVSQKQQQQQNDHKPTDPIGRREIILRSSELAVVGAIFNLSGKKPEYLGVQKNQQALALCPATKNCISTSENVSDLTHYAPPWNYNGSRKKPVSREVAMEELLQVIKSTKPDKFTPQIMEKRDDYVRVEYQSAILGLVDDVEFWFPPGNDSIVEYRSASRLGISDFNINRKRIKALRQELEKKGWASKDSF, encoded by the exons ATGGCTTCCATGGCATACCCAGCAAGCTCCTCCTCCTTCTACAACCACTACAAGAATTACAGCAAACTGAAACAGCGTACCAGTTTCTCCATTCCCCATCGTATCATAGTTTctcagaagcagcagcagcagcaaaacGACCATAAACCCACCGACCCAATTGGTCGAAG GGAAATAATACTGAGGAGCAGCGAATTGGCAGTGGTAGGAGCCATCTTCAACTTGAG TGGTAAAAAGCCCGAGTATCTTGGGGTGCAGAAAAATCAGCAAGCTTTGGCTCTTTGCCCAGCTACTAAGAATTGCATATCAACCTCTGAAAATGTCAGTGACCTTACCCATTATGCCCCTCCCTg GAACTACAATGGAAGTAGGAAAAAGCCGGTCAGCAGAGAAGTTGCGatggaagaacttctccaagtg ATTAAATCGACAAAGCCAGACAAGTTCACACCGCAGATTATGGAGAAGAGAGACGACTATGTTCGCGTGGAGTACCAAAGCGCCATTTTAGGG CTTGTGGATGATGTAGAGTTTTGGTTTCCACCAGGCAACGACTCAATAGTCGAGTATCGATCGGCATCCCGGTTGGGGATATCCGATTTCAACATCAACAGAAAAAGAATCAAG GCATTGCGGCAAGAGTTAGAGAAGAAAGGTTGGGCGTCGAAAGACAGCTTTTGA
- the LOC137747212 gene encoding glutathione S-transferase zeta class-like, with protein sequence MASSSSSSNQLPAASKLLLYSYWQSSCSWRVRFALNLKGLAFEYKPVNLPAGEQFSPEFKRLNPLHFVPVLVDGDTVVSDSFAILLYLEDKYPQRPLLPADPRLRALNLQAASIISSSIQPLHMLSVLKYLTEKSGPEESLSWAQSNIDKGFFALETLLKDFDSRYATGDDVYMADVFLAPQIAVVTTRFNINMSKFPTLSRLYESYKILPEFEASLPEMQPDAVH encoded by the exons ATGGCatccagcagcagcagcagcaatcaGCTACCTGCTGCTTCAAAGCTCCTCCTCTATTCCTACTGGCAAAGCTCCTGCTCTTGGCGCGTCCGCTTCGCTCTCAATCTTAAAG GACTTGCGTTCGAGTACAAACCGGTGAACCTACCAGCTGGAGAGCAATTCAGTCCAG AGTTTAAGCGGTTGAATCCTCTTCATTTTGTTCCCGTGTTGGTCGATGGGGATACGGTGGTTTCAGACTCCTTTGCGATATTGCTG TATTTAGAGGATAAGTATCCTCAGAGACCGTTATTGCCAGCTGATCCTCGGCTAAGAGCTCTTAATCTCCAG GCCGCAAGCATTATTAGCTCTAGTATTCAGCCACTTCACATGCTATCAGTACTG AAGTATCTTACGGAGAAGTCTGGTCCTGAAGAGTCCCTGTCTTGGGCTCAATCGAATATAGATAAAGGTTTCTTCG CTCTCGAGACATTGCTGAAGGATTTTGATAGCAGATACGCCACAGGAGATGATGTGTATATG GCGGACGTGTTCTTAGCCCCACAGATCGCTGTAGTTACCACAAGGTTTAATATTAACATG TCCAAGTTCCCTACTTTAAGTAGACTGTATGAATCATACAAGATTTTACCAGAATTCGAAGCTTCATTACCAGAAATGCAACCTGATGCTGTGCATTAA